One genomic segment of Helicobacter kayseriensis includes these proteins:
- a CDS encoding phosphatase PAP2 family protein, whose translation MKKWYLALAFFVCSSSLQTKENKFEAFGDLFRLMPLYVAIATISLQDWKGLLQLSLGTLATQLTTEGIKSLDAWYARQGNQSSMMWARRPGSNDFKGMPSGHSAGAFSGAAFVYYRYGWKAAVAPIVLATLTAASRVQAKKHSILQVSIGAGIAWGFAYLFTAPYQSNFWISPIFEKDSQGGDKMGVNLSYRF comes from the coding sequence ATGAAAAAATGGTATTTGGCTTTGGCATTTTTTGTATGCTCTTCTTCCCTCCAAACCAAAGAAAATAAATTTGAAGCATTTGGTGATCTTTTTAGACTAATGCCTTTATATGTCGCTATCGCCACAATTTCTCTTCAAGATTGGAAGGGACTTTTGCAACTCTCTCTTGGCACACTTGCTACACAGCTTACGACAGAGGGAATCAAATCTCTTGATGCATGGTATGCGCGTCAAGGAAACCAATCAAGCATGATGTGGGCAAGGCGTCCAGGATCCAATGACTTCAAAGGAATGCCAAGCGGACACAGTGCGGGAGCATTCTCAGGAGCTGCGTTTGTGTATTATCGCTATGGATGGAAAGCAGCAGTTGCACCTATTGTGCTTGCCACACTCACTGCAGCCTCAAGAGTCCAAGCCAAAAAGCACTCGATTTTGCAAGTCAGTATTGGTGCAGGGATCGCATGGGGGTTTGCCTATCTCTTCACAGCTCCCTATCAGTCTAATTTTTGGATCTCTCCTATTTTTGAAAAAGATTCTCAAGGAGGGGATAAAATGGGCGTAAATCTCTCCTATCGATTCTAG